TGCATCAGGACCTTCCGGGTTACCTAATTGCCCTTGAAGATAGGCTTCGTTGGCTTTATAGAATTGAAGAATACCATCCCATGTTGCCCATTGGGTATCAGTGTCGATATTCATTTTGATCGCACCGTAGCTGATCGCTTCGCGAATTTCTTCTTGTGAAGAACCGGAACCGCCATGGAAAACGAAGTCGATAGATTTTGCCGGCAAATTACGTTCTTTAGACACGAACTCTTGTGACGCACCTAAAATAGACGGTTTTAATTTCACGTTACCCGGTTTATACACACCATGCACATTACCAAATGCTGCTGCCACAGTGAAACGTGGGCTGATTGGGCTTAATTGGTCGTAAACATAAAGGACATCTTCCGGTTGAGTATAAAGTTTAGACTCATCCACGCCTGAATTATCAACACCATCTTCTTCACCACCGGTAATCCCGATTTCGATTTCAAGGGTCATGCCTAATTTATCCATACGTGCAAGATATTCGCGGCAAATTGCCATATTTTCTTCCATCGGTTCTTCCGAAAGATCCAACATATGAGAAGAGAACAATGGTTTACCGGTTTCTGCAAAATATTTTTCGCCGGCATCTAACAAACCGTCGATCCATGGTAATAATTTTTTCGCTGCATGGTCAGTATGTAAAATAACCGGCACGCCATATTCTTCCGCTAAAGTATGAACGTGTTTCGCTCCAGCAATGGCACCTAACACATCTGCACGTGTACCACTAGTTGGTTTAATTCCTTTACCGGCATAAAACGAGGCACCGCCGTTTGAGAACTGAATAATCACTGGTGCCTTAACGCGCGCCGCTGTCTCTAAAACGGCATTCACACTGTCAGTTCCCACGCAGTTTACCGCAGGAATAGCGAAGTTATTTGCTTTAGCATAAGCGAAGATTTTTTGAACGTCATCACCTGTCACTACGCCCGGTTTTACAATGTCTAATAGTTTTGCCATTTTTGTTTCCTTATGATGTTAAAAATCAGTAGGGACACATTGTGTGTGTCCGTGGATATTTAAGTAGGGACACAATGTGTCCCTACAAGAAATTAACCGTTCGCGCGTTTCTCTAAAATTTCAACCGCTGGTAATACTTTGCCTTCTACAAACTCTAAGAATGCACCACCACCGGTTGAAATATAAGAAATTTTATCCGCAATACCGAATAAATCGATCGCTGCCAAAGTATCGCCACCACCAGCAATAGAGAATGCCCCATTTGCAGTGGCTTCAGCGATAGCATTTGAAATCACTTCAGTCCCTTTGCGGAAGTTCGGGAATTCAAATACGCCCACTGGACCATTCCAAAGAATAGTTTTCGCCGATTTGATGATTTTCGCTAATTCTTCTGCTGATTTATCACCAATATCGAAGATAGATTCATCAGCTTGGACGTCAGATACTGATTTTTCAGTGGCTGGCGCGCTGTCAGAGAATTCTGTACCCACACGCACATCTACCGGCACAGGGATATTGGTAGCTTTTGCCAAGCGTTGTGCTTCAGGGATTAAATCCGCTTCGTATAAAGATTTACCCACGTTGTGACCTTCCGCGGCGATAAAGGTATTGGCAATACCACCGCCCACAATTAATTGGTCAGCGATTTTTGAAAGACTATCTAGCACCGTTAATTTGGTGGACACTTTTGAACCACCGACAATCGCCAACATTGGTCGTTGTGGTTCTTTTAATGCTTTACCTAACGCCTCTAATTCCGCCGCTAATAAAGGACCTGCGCAAGCCACTGGTGCAAATTGTGCTACACCATAAGTTGAACCTTCCGCGCGGTGTGCAGTACCGAATGCGTCCATCACGAAAATATCGCAAAGCGCGGCGTATTTTTTCGCTAATTCTTCAGAATTTTTCTTCTCGCCTTTGTTTACGCGAACGTTTTCTAATACCACAACTTCACCATCAGCCACTTCAACGCCATCTAAGTAATCTTGTACTAAACGCGCGTTGAAGCCTGCATTGTTCAAGTAATCAACAACAGGTTGCAAAGAATCTTCCGGTTTGAATTCACCTTCCGTCGGACGACCTAAATGCGAAGTTACCATCACTTTCGCGCCTTTTTCCAACGCGAATTTTAACGTCGGGATCGTTGCACGAATACGTGCATCAGACGTTACTTTGCCATCTTTTACCGGCACGTTTAAATCCGCACGAATGAAAAGACGTTTACCTGCTAAATCTAGGTCGGTCATTTTAATTATTGACATAATTTACCTCTTTGCTTGATTAAGATTAAAATTTTACAAAAACTGTTAGGCATTATACCCAGTTACGACTAGCTTGTAACTGGTCTAGATCAAATTATCACCATTATTTTTTTTAAATAAATTATTTCATCAAAAGCGCCCAATCCTCTGGTTTCTTAAAACCACAGAAAAAATGACCGCACTTTATAAAATCGTCACTACGTTAGCATAAGCATGATATAAAACCGCATCAATATACCCATATGGAATATTAAATGCAATTTTCTTATTTCAACCGTCAAAAATTTAATGGTTAAATGCAAATCATGTCGCTGATACAAGCAATCATTATCTTAGAACAAACACAACAGCAAACCTAACATTATCCGATAGATTTCACCTGTAAGAGGGATAAAATGGCATATTTTTTACTTGGAAAACAACGCAATACATCTCGTTTGCGATTAAAAAAATGGCTTTTTTCTGTTACCGTCGCCTCCGCACTTTTTGCCGGCGCAAACGCTTATGCGGTCGATTTATTAAACGTGTCTTACGATCCAACTCGAGAATTATATAAAGATTATAACCAACTTTTCGCCAAACATTGGCAAGCAACTAAAGGCGAAAGCATTAAAATCAACACCTCCCATGGCGGCTCCGGCAAACAAGCACGCTCTGTTATTGATGGACTACAAGCAGACGTCATCACCTTAGCGCTCGCCGGCGACATTAATCAACTTGCCAAAAAAGATCTACTCACAGTGGATTGGCAAAGCAAATTAAGCCATAACAGCACGCCTTATAGCTCCACGATCGTTTTTTTAGTACGCAAAGGAAATCCTAAAAACATCACTGATTGGGATGATTTAGTCAAAGCTGACGTAGAAGTCATCACCCCTAATCCTAAAACCTCCGGTGGAGCGCGCTGGAATTTCTTAGCCGCTTGGGCATACGCCAAAACCACCTATGGCAGTGATGAAAAAGCCTTAGAATTTGTTTCCACCCTCTATAAAAATACCCCAATTCTGGACACCGGCGCGCGCGCTGCCGCGACCAGTTTTATCCAACGCGGTTTGGGCGATGTACTATTGGCATGGGAAAATGAAGCTTATTTAGCGCTTGCCGAACAAGGTGGCAGCGAATTTGAAATTGTCACACCATCCATTTCCATCCTCGCTGAACCGCCGGTGGCGGTCGTGGATAAAATCGTCGATAAAAAAGGCACACGCCAACAAGCGACTGCCTATTTACAATATTTATACAGCGACGACGCACAACATTTAATTGCCAAACATTTTTATCGTCCAACCAATGCGCAAATTTTAGCGCAATATCAGCAACAATTTCCGCCGCTTAAATTGATCACCATTGATCAAATGTTTGGCGGTTGGGATCAGGCACAAAAAACCTACTTTGATGATAATGGGGTTTTTGACCAAATTTTTCTGAAACTTAATCAATAGGTTAGGACGACAATTGTTAAGGAAACGCTAATGAAAACCACTTTTCATGTTATTCCCGGCTTTAATATTGCACTAGGTTATACCATCACTTTTTTAAGTTTAGTTGTGTTAATCCCATTGTGTGCATTATTTGTCTTTTCAAGCCAAATCTCCGCGGCTGAATTATGGTCATTAATCAGCGGCAAACAACTTCAATTATCCCTTTGGTTATCACTACGAACCGCCTTTACCGCCGCATTAATAAACGCATTTCTCGGATTAATTTTAGCGTGGACGTTGGTGCGTTATCATTTTTTCGGGCGTAAAATAATTGATACCTTTATTGATATGCCTTTTGCTTTGCCAACCGCTGTCGCCGGCATTGCTTTAACCGCTATTTATGCGAAAAATGGTATTATCGGTCAATTCTTTTCTTTCAAAATTGCCTATACGCCAATCGGCATTACACTCGCCTTGTTGTTCGTTACCTTGCCTTTTGTGGTCAGAACCTTACAACCGGTTTTGCAAGATTTACCCAAAGAGGTTGAAGAAGCCGCCGAAATCTTAGGCGCCAGCCGCTGGCAATGTTTTTTACGCATTATTCTTCCCGCGATTTTACCCGCTTGGCTCACAGGCTTTACCTTAGCCTTTGCGCGCGCCATCGGTGAATACGGATCAGTGGTTTTTATTGCCGGCAATATTCCCTTTAGCACCGAAATTCTACCCTTGCTCATTGTATCCAAACTTGACCAATACAATTATGTTGCCGCCGCCACTATCGGCGTCATCATGTTGATCATCTCCTTTACCTTATTATTTGCACTCAACATGATCCAACGTCGTTTAGCCAATTTTGCTTCATAAGGAAGAATTATGTCGTTAC
This sequence is a window from [Pasteurella] mairii. Protein-coding genes within it:
- the sbp gene encoding Sulfate starvation-induced protein 2 gives rise to the protein MAYFLLGKQRNTSRLRLKKWLFSVTVASALFAGANAYAVDLLNVSYDPTRELYKDYNQLFAKHWQATKGESIKINTSHGGSGKQARSVIDGLQADVITLALAGDINQLAKKDLLTVDWQSKLSHNSTPYSSTIVFLVRKGNPKNITDWDDLVKADVEVITPNPKTSGGARWNFLAAWAYAKTTYGSDEKALEFVSTLYKNTPILDTGARAAATSFIQRGLGDVLLAWENEAYLALAEQGGSEFEIVTPSISILAEPPVAVVDKIVDKKGTRQQATAYLQYLYSDDAQHLIAKHFYRPTNAQILAQYQQQFPPLKLITIDQMFGGWDQAQKTYFDDNGVFDQIFLKLNQ
- the modB_2 gene encoding molybdate ABC transporter permease protein ModB is translated as MKTTFHVIPGFNIALGYTITFLSLVVLIPLCALFVFSSQISAAELWSLISGKQLQLSLWLSLRTAFTAALINAFLGLILAWTLVRYHFFGRKIIDTFIDMPFALPTAVAGIALTAIYAKNGIIGQFFSFKIAYTPIGITLALLFVTLPFVVRTLQPVLQDLPKEVEEAAEILGASRWQCFLRIILPAILPAWLTGFTLAFARAIGEYGSVVFIAGNIPFSTEILPLLIVSKLDQYNYVAAATIGVIMLIISFTLLFALNMIQRRLANFAS
- the pgk gene encoding phosphoglycerate kinase; the protein is MSIIKMTDLDLAGKRLFIRADLNVPVKDGKVTSDARIRATIPTLKFALEKGAKVMVTSHLGRPTEGEFKPEDSLQPVVDYLNNAGFNARLVQDYLDGVEVADGEVVVLENVRVNKGEKKNSEELAKKYAALCDIFVMDAFGTAHRAEGSTYGVAQFAPVACAGPLLAAELEALGKALKEPQRPMLAIVGGSKVSTKLTVLDSLSKIADQLIVGGGIANTFIAAEGHNVGKSLYEADLIPEAQRLAKATNIPVPVDVRVGTEFSDSAPATEKSVSDVQADESIFDIGDKSAEELAKIIKSAKTILWNGPVGVFEFPNFRKGTEVISNAIAEATANGAFSIAGGGDTLAAIDLFGIADKISYISTGGGAFLEFVEGKVLPAVEILEKRANG
- the fba gene encoding fructose-bisphosphate aldolase, whose product is MAKLLDIVKPGVVTGDDVQKIFAYAKANNFAIPAVNCVGTDSVNAVLETAARVKAPVIIQFSNGGASFYAGKGIKPTSGTRADVLGAIAGAKHVHTLAEEYGVPVILHTDHAAKKLLPWIDGLLDAGEKYFAETGKPLFSSHMLDLSEEPMEENMAICREYLARMDKLGMTLEIEIGITGGEEDGVDNSGVDESKLYTQPEDVLYVYDQLSPISPRFTVAAAFGNVHGVYKPGNVKLKPSILGASQEFVSKERNLPAKSIDFVFHGGSGSSQEEIREAISYGAIKMNIDTDTQWATWDGILQFYKANEAYLQGQLGNPEGPDAPNKKYYDPRVWLRKAEESMSKRLEQSFEDLNCVNVL